From Mustela erminea isolate mMusErm1 chromosome 1, mMusErm1.Pri, whole genome shotgun sequence, a single genomic window includes:
- the LOC116567615 gene encoding keratin-associated protein 11-1, whose translation MSYNCSTRNCSSRPIGGHCTVPVAPAATASSQDADCLSGIYLPSSFQTGSWLLDHCQGSSCESNACQPTCYQSSPCVSSHGQVTCSRQTTCVSNPCSTTYSRPLTFVSSGCQPLGGISTGCQPMGGVSTVCQPACGYSRTYQRSCMSSCRRTC comes from the coding sequence ATGTCCTACAACTGTTCTACAAGAAACTGCTCTTCCAGGCCTATTGGAGGACACTGCACTGTCCCCGTGGCTCCGGCTGCCACAGCTTCTTCCCAAGATGCTGACTGTCTGAGTGGCATCTATTTGCCCAGTTCCTTCCAgactggctcctggctcctggacCACTGCCAGGGGTCCTCCTGTGAGTCCAACGCTTGCCAGCCAACCTGTTACCAGTCCAGTCCCTGCGTCTCCAGCCATGGACAGGTGACCTGCTCTCGGCAAACCACCTGTGTCTCCAATCCTTGCTCAACCACCTACAGCCGGCCACTCACCTTTGTTTCCAGTGGCTGTCAGCCCCTGGGGGGCATCTCCACTGGGTGCCAACCCATGGGAGGAGTCTCCACTGTCTGCCAACCAGCCTGCGGTTACTCCAGGACGTACCAGCGGTCCTGCATGTCCAGCTGTCGAAGAACTTGCTAA